Proteins encoded in a region of the Scyliorhinus torazame isolate Kashiwa2021f chromosome 1, sScyTor2.1, whole genome shotgun sequence genome:
- the LOC140411547 gene encoding G-protein coupled receptor 12-like: MNENISKNSTDDQSGWFESNEDSSSLDLAFAVQQPSLNPWDIVLCVSGTVIACENAIVVAIIFYTPALRTPMFLLIGSLATADLLAGLGLIVHFVFLYCIRSEVVGLVTVGLLVASFTASVSSLLAITIDRYLSLYNALTYYSERTVTRTYIMLILTWTVSISLGLLPVLGWNCLKDISMCSIVKPLTKNNLIILSISFFMVFGMMLQLYMQICKIVCRHAHQIALQRHFLATSHYVTTRKGISTLAVILGAFAICWLPFAIYCLMGDYNYPSLYTYITFLPAIYNSMINPVIYAYRNQDIQKVLWTVCCSCFPNRLSFRSRSPSDV; the protein is encoded by the coding sequence ATGAATGAGAATATCTCTAAAAACTCCACTGACGATCAGTCAGGCTGGTTCGAATCCAATGAGGACAGTTCATCTCTGGATTTAGCCTTTGCAGTTCAGCAGCCCTCACTCAATCCCTGGGACATTGTGCTCTGTGTCTCCGGGACCGTCATCGCCTGTGAAAATGCCATTGTTGTCGCTATCATTTTCTACACGCCAGCTTTGAGAACGCCCATGTTTTTGCTGATAGGGAGTCTGGCCACGGCTGACCTGTTGGCGGGGTTGGGACTCATTGTCCACTTCGTGTTCCTCTATTGCATTCGATCTGAAGTAGTGGGTCTCGTCACAGTCGGACTCTTGGTTGCATCGTTTACCGCCTCGGTGAGCAGCCTGTTAGCCATCACAATCGACCGTTACCTCTCACTGTACAACGCGCTAACTTACTATTCCGAAAGGACTGTCACCCGGACCTACATCATGCTGATCCTAACCTGGACTGTTTCCATCTCCTTGGGTCTGCTTCCCGTCCTGGGTTGGAATTGTCTCAAAGACATCTCCATGTGCAGCATCGTGAAGCCGCTCACCAAGAACAACCTGATCATTCTGTCCATATCATTCTTCATGGTCTTCGGAATGATGCTGCAGCTGTACATGCAGATCTGCAAAATAGTCTGTCGCCATGCTCACCAGATCGCACTACAGCGCCACTTCCTCGCAACTTCTCACTATGTGACAACCAGGAAAGGCATCTCCACACTTGCAGTCATTCTCGGAGCCTTTGCAATCTGTTGGCTACCGTTTGCAATCTATTGTCTGATGGGAGACTACAACTACCCATCTTTATACACCTACATCACCTTCTTACCAGCCATCTACAACTCGATGATAAACCCGGTCATCTATGCTTATCGGAACCAAGATATCCAGAAAGTTCTTTGGACGGTGTGTTGCAGCTGCTTTCCCAACAGACTTTCCTTTCGGTCCAGATCTCCTAGTGATGTCTAG